One window from the genome of Asterias amurensis chromosome 12, ASM3211899v1 encodes:
- the LOC139944904 gene encoding N-acetyltaurine hydrolase-like: MASNLSGKIQTVLGVIDPSELGLTMTHEHLNIDYNSCFKQPPEQYKDHVDLPLTIEHLWWIHHYPYSSKANLELKTVQNDVKDELKFYHAHGGRSIVDATNIGIGRNLTELVELSNASGVNIIAGGGYYLGSTHPPEMSTMTQEELVSGMVHEVTEGSDGTKHKCGLIGEIGCSNEITVNEKKVLQATGEAQAQLGCAVLIHPGRKPTCPEECLRVLQEAGGEASRTVMSHIDRCLFNRDQVLEFAEMGGYIEFDFFGTENSYYQYDALLELPSDIQRIHLIKTLVDEGFGDKVVISHDIHRKMQLMKYGGHGYSHIVMNVLPRMLVCGISQESIDKITVGNPRTWLTFK; encoded by the exons ATGGCGAGTAACCTGAGCGGGAAAATCCAGACGG TTCTGGGTGTCATTGATCCATCCGAGCTGGGGTTGACCATGACTCACGAACACCTCAACATTGACTACAATTCCTGTTTCAAACAACCACCAGAACAGTACAAGGACCATGTCGATCTTCCACTTACTATAGAACATCTATGGTGGATACATCACTACcc GTATTCTTCAAAAGCCAACCTTGAGCTCAAGACAGTGCAGAATGACGTCAAAGATGAGCTTAAGTTTTACCATGCGCACGGAGGCAGGTCCATTGTGGATGCAACGAACATAGGGATTGGACGGAATTTGACTGAACTTGTGGAACTGTCCAATGCCAGCGGGGTTAACATAATTGCTGGAGGAG GGTACTACTTGGGGTCAACTCATCCGCCGGAAATGAGCACCATGACCCAGGAAGAGCTTGTGAGTGGAATGGTGCATGAGGTCACAGAGGGGTCAGATGGCACAAAGCACAAGTGTGGACTCATCGGAGAAATTGGCTGCtcaaatgaaatcactg ttaatGAGAAAAAGGTTTTACAAGCAACTGGAGAGGCTCAGGCTCAACTAGGCTGCGCAGTGCTGATACACCCAGGAAGAAAACCCACATGTCCTGAAGAGTGTCTACGTGTGCTCCAAGAAGCTGGAGGGGAGGCTAGCAGGACCGTTATGTCCCATATTGATC GTTGCCTTTTTAACCGTGATCAAGTCCTGGAATTTGCCGAAATGGGAGGCTACATCGAGTTCGATTTCTTCGGCACCGAGAATTCCTACTACCAGTACGATGCGTTGTTGGAGCTACCAAGTGATATCCAACGTATTCACCTAATCAAGACTCTAGTGGACGAGGGATTTGGGGACAAGGTTGTCATCTCACACGACATACACAGGAAAATGCAACTG ATGAAATACGGAGGTCACGGTTACTCCCACATCGTCATGAACGTGCTCCCCAGGATGCTGGTATGCGGTATATCACAAGAAAGCATTGACAAGATAACGGTGGGGAACCCACGAACCTGGCTAACATTCAAGTAA